The sequence below is a genomic window from Rhodothermales bacterium.
CTATGGCGACTACGCCGAACTCACCTACCGCGGCCTTCCCGTCGTCACCCCGCGCGTCCGGTATGGGACGATTATCGACTTCGACGACGCGGTCACGAACAACGACAGCCACAACTGGGAAGTGGCGCTCACGTCGCGTCTCCAGCAACACATCCTGTTCCTGGCCCAGTACCAGTTCAATCAGGAGGAGGTCAACGAGGTAGACAACGATCTCTTTCGTTTTGCGATCATCTTCGAGTTCTGATGCCGGCGTACCTACGCGCCGATACCCACCCCTAGCCTGCCCAAACCCATGGAATCACTTTCCACGCTACGATTATCCCGTCTGCCGATGTCCTTCAAGCTGCTGTTCACCGCAGCGCTCATGACGCTGGGCACGGGGTATCTGTTCGCCCTCTCCAATATCGCGTTGAAGATCGGGTTCAGTCCGGATCAGGCCGCCACCCGGTACTACGGGAACGAGGCCTCGCGCCGCATGCTGGAGGGACTGCAGGAAGACGCACCCGTTACCGGGGATGCCGGCGTCAGTGAGGAAGAAGAGTTCAGTTTCGACGATCTCGAGGCCGACGAAAGCATGTCGGACGAACCGATCGTGTCGATTCCCACGTTCGAAGGACTGGTGTCCGAAGGGCATTTCCACCTTTTCGGCTATACGACGATCTTTTTTGTCTGCGGACTTGTCGTGGCGCTGGCAGAACTTAGAACGGGGCTTAAGTATTCATTAATCATAGCGCCCTTCGTCGCATCCGTTCTCGACATCTGGAGCATGCTCTTGACCCGGTTCGTAGGACCCGGGTTTGCGTGGCTTCTCGTCGTCTCGGGCATGGTGATGGCGCTTTCCTTCCTGCTGGTATTTGTCATCGGCATCTCCCAGCTCTGGTTTACACACGATCACAAAAGCTAACAGCATAACCATGCGTCATACTCCCGTTTTCGTCATCGTATTCCTGGCGGCCCTTTTCGTAGCCGGCCCCGCACTCGGCCAGGTCGCCAAAATGAACGAGATCGTCAGCATGAAAGACGGCCTCAAGGAGATGCTCCAGAATCACGGGGCCGCATCGCTGAAAAAGGTATCGATCACGGTCGATGCCGAGAAGGCGAAACAGTTCGCACAGACCTATGGGGTTGAAGCGGAAGGCGTCTATACCGTCTATCAGGGCATCGGGGCCGATAAATCGACCGTGACCGGCACGGTCATCGTCGTCAACGAGGAAGGGAAAGAAGGACCGCTTCAGATCCTGGTCGCCATCAACCCGGAAGGCAAAATCTACGATATGGGCTTTACGGTTTTTGGCGAGGATCACGGGAAGTCCGCGCTCGGCTGGAGCTTCCTCAAACAGTTCATGGATAAAAAGCCGGGCGATGCATTCGTCGTCGGCAACGACGTGGACGGCATCAGCGGCGCGACGTGGACGTCGAACTCCGTGTCGCAGGGTACCGAGAAAGCCGTCGTCGTATTTGCCGAATTCCTCAAGTAACCCCGACAACAGGAAATCGTCATGTATAAGTCGCTGGGTATCATCGTAGCGCTCCTGCTGGTGGCGGGATGCGGTACCGAGAACCCGTTCAGCCGCGGTCCGGAAACGCTCGATGAGGGCGGCGGCGGTCCCATTACGGGTTCTGTCAGTTTCTCCTCCGATGTCGTGCCGCTCCTCCGTCCCTGCGCCAGCTGCCACAGCAGCGGCGCCGGCGGGTGGACCTACGCCGGCGGGGCAAATGCCTTCAGCGCTGTCAGTTCGGTGATCGACACGGGATCGCCCACCAACAGCCTGATGCTCGTCAAGGCGACGGGCGGAGCCGGACATGGCGGCGGTACGGTGTTCTCCGCAGCGAGCTCCCAGTACACGACCATTCGCGCCTGGATCGAACAGGGGGCGCGGGATAACTAGGCCCGGCCGGCCGCTTAGACCGGTGGCGCCGTGACCTGGGCGGCATTCAGGACCAAAAAGAAAAAGGGGCATTCACAACCGAATGCCCCTTTTTTATTCCGTTTAGTGTCCGACGGCTACTGGACCTGTATGGCGATCCGGCGATTCTGCTGCCGGCTGGTGGCGTCTTCGCCTTTCGAGATCGGGTCGTTCGAACCGAAGCCCTGGTAGCGCAGCCGGCCGCCGTCGACGCCGTTGTCGATCAGAAACTGATAGAGCGCCTTCGCCCGGTTCGTCGACAGGGTCTGCCGATCGGTCTCCGCGCGGTCGGCGTGCCCTTCGATGAAGAGGCGCACGCCCGGGTAGGCGACGAGCGCCTTGGCCAGTCCGGACGCCTGGATGCGTCCGGCGTCATTCAGGTCGACGGCATTGTAGCCAAACCGGATGTCGTCCATCACGAACGTGCGGGGGAGGGTCCGGCCGGGCTGGCTGAGGAATTCGGCCACGCGTCCGCCGAGGCTTTCCGCATCGAGCTGCAGGCCGGCGGCGTTCGGGCCGAGCAGCGAGGGCGTGGGAGCCGGCGCGGGCGTCGGAGTGGCCGCGGCCGGCGTTTCCGGCTGTGCGCTGGCTGCCGGCGGCAGCGTCGAGGTCGTTTCGGGCTCATTCGCGGCCATGCCGCTCTCGACGTCGCCGGCCCACCAGGGGCAGCCCCGGAGCAGGAAGAGGAGCAGCAGCAACGCGATCAGCGGGATGATCCAGGGGAGCCAGAGCCGGACGCTGCCACGGTCGTCCGCCGCGGGTGCCGGCTCGGGTCGTGCGGCCGACGGGCGGCTGGGCGGCGCGTCCGCGGCACGCGGCGGGGGCGTCGGGGCCACGCGGGGCATGGCCGGCAGCGTGTCTTCGGGCAGCGTGTCTTCGGGCGTCGGCGTCGGGGGGGCGGCCAGCGTGAGCCGCTCGGTTTCCGTCACCGTCCGCGAGGCGGGAGCAGCCGAGAGGTCGACCCCGTAGGCCGATGCGTATCCCGGCATCGCGCTCATGAAGATGCGGATGTACCGCTCGGCGTCGGCCTCGCTGGCGAAATACCGGCTGCGCGCGATCTGCTGGCGATTCCCGGCGAGGATGACGAAATAGTACTGCCCGTCCTGCTCCTTGACCTGGTAGGACTCGCGGTTCGCGCTGTTCTTGATGATCGACGCGATGCCGTTGTCGCGGCTTTTCCCGTTGCGATAGCCCTGGCTGAACAGCAGTGCGTTGCCGGCGTCGTCGTTGAAATGGAAGTAGTGCGCCTTCGTGTCGTCGTTTCGGAACGACTCGAAGCCGGGTTGCCCCGAGCTGGAGGCGCGTGTGAGCACGTACGAATCCGCCGGCGAAGTACGGGTGCGCGGCGCCGGCTTTTCGATGGCGGCGAGCGCGGCCGGCGCCATCGCCATCACCGTCTCTACCGCGCGGGAGCGATCAGCCTCGCTGCCGAATGAGCGGCTGCGCGCAATCTCGTTGCCGTTGCGCGCTTTCAGGATGAAAAAGTACGCGCCGTCCTCCTCGCGCATTTCGTAGCGCTGCTCCATCGAGGCGCTTTCGAGGACCGCAATGAGCCGCTTGTCGCGCTGCGATGCCGCGTTAAAACCGCGGCTGTACAGCAGGGCTAGTCCGGCTGCATCATTGATGTGGAAATAGTGCTGGTTATCGTCTTCGTTCTGGAAGGATTCCGGACCCGATTGGCCCGAACGGGACCTGCGTTCGAAGCGGTACAGGGAGGCGATGTCGCTTGCGC
It includes:
- a CDS encoding DUF1508 domain-containing protein; translated protein: MRFQIAQNASNRSFQFDLQSDRGDTLLTGAGFASVEACTEAIRQVIAALPDADRFTVSGGRLTLQDAAGRTLAQSASLSADAARQRLDSLVDAARNHSEYEVLISRTTEVTRRGPAFLQFGASDIASLYRFERRSRSGQSGPESFQNEDDNQHYFHINDAAGLALLYSRGFNAASQRDKRLIAVLESASMEQRYEMREEDGAYFFILKARNGNEIARSRSFGSEADRSRAVETVMAMAPAALAAIEKPAPRTRTSPADSYVLTRASSSGQPGFESFRNDDTKAHYFHFNDDAGNALLFSQGYRNGKSRDNGIASIIKNSANRESYQVKEQDGQYYFVILAGNRQQIARSRYFASEADAERYIRIFMSAMPGYASAYGVDLSAAPASRTVTETERLTLAAPPTPTPEDTLPEDTLPAMPRVAPTPPPRAADAPPSRPSAARPEPAPAADDRGSVRLWLPWIIPLIALLLLLFLLRGCPWWAGDVESGMAANEPETTSTLPPAASAQPETPAAATPTPAPAPTPSLLGPNAAGLQLDAESLGGRVAEFLSQPGRTLPRTFVMDDIRFGYNAVDLNDAGRIQASGLAKALVAYPGVRLFIEGHADRAETDRQTLSTNRAKALYQFLIDNGVDGGRLRYQGFGSNDPISKGEDATSRQQNRRIAIQVQ
- a CDS encoding FMN-binding protein, which encodes MRHTPVFVIVFLAALFVAGPALGQVAKMNEIVSMKDGLKEMLQNHGAASLKKVSITVDAEKAKQFAQTYGVEAEGVYTVYQGIGADKSTVTGTVIVVNEEGKEGPLQILVAINPEGKIYDMGFTVFGEDHGKSALGWSFLKQFMDKKPGDAFVVGNDVDGISGATWTSNSVSQGTEKAVVVFAEFLK